In Salvelinus namaycush isolate Seneca unplaced genomic scaffold, SaNama_1.0 Scaffold280, whole genome shotgun sequence, one genomic interval encodes:
- the LOC120039574 gene encoding CD9 antigen-like, which translates to MGKVEGGMKCVKYLLFIFNFIFWLMGSLVLAVGLWLRFDPETVALLNGDGAPDTFFYGVYILIIAGSLVMLVGFFGCCGAIRESQCLLGSFFACLLIIFGAEVAAGVFGFLNKDKIIEDVQNYYIKSYNDDNSNNNTMIQNSYHKVLNCCGTSQSVCPEAPADTKDCEVGIKEFFNSKLYIIGYVGIGIAGVMIIGMIFSMVLCCAIRNSREII; encoded by the exons ATGGGGAAAGTGGAAGGAGGAATGAAATGTGTAAAATATCTACTTTTCATCTTCAACTTCATATTCTGG tTGATGGGCTCGTTGGTCCTTGCGGTTGGATTGTGGTTGCGGTTCGATCCTGAGACCGTCGCTCTGCTGAACGGAGACGGAGCGCCAGACACCTTCTTTTATG gtgtgtATATCCTGATCATAGCGGGCAGTCTAGTGATGTTGGTGGGATTCTTTGGCTGCTGTGGAGCCATACGAGAGTCCCAGTGTCTGCTGGGGTCG TTCTTTGCCTGTCTGCTGATAATCTTTGGAGCAGAGGTTGCCGCTGGTGTGTTTGGCTTCTTAAACAAAGACAAG ATAATCGAAGATGTCCAGAACTACTACATCAAATCCTACAACGacgacaacagcaacaacaacacaatgatacAAAACTCTTACCACAAAGTT CTGAACTGTTGTGGAACGTCCCAGAGCGTCTGCCCCGAGGCCCCAGCTGACACCAAG GACTGTGAGGTGGGCATCAAGGAGTTCTTCAACAGTAAACTCTACATCATCGGTTACGTGGGGATCGGCATCGCTGGAGTCATG attaTAGGGATGATCTTTAGTATGGTGCTGTGCTGTGCCATCCGCAACAGCAGGGAGATCATCTAA